In a genomic window of Thermosynechococcus sp. CL-1:
- the hisD gene encoding histidinol dehydrogenase, whose amino-acid sequence MLRIITQLTDLRAELRRICDRTDSGEMSEQQATVEAILRRVAKEGDRALIEYTAQFDHIDLTPETLRVKGDELDAAYQQVSKELLDAIRLAKQQIEAFHRQRVPKSWVQFGEDGIVLGKRYTAVDAAGLYVPGGRAAYPSTVLMNAIPAQVAGVQRIVMVTPPGQGKGINPAVLVAAQEAGIQEIYRVGGAQAIAALAYGTETIPRVDVITGPGNLYVMLAKKQVYGRVGIDSLAGPSEVLIIADEAANPVHIAADLLAQAEHDPLAAAILLTPSLPLAKAVVTAVNEQLADHPRRVLTEKAIAHYGLIGIVESLEQAVELSNHFAPEHLELEVEDPWSLVEQVRHAGAIFLGYSTPEAVGDYLAGPNHTLPTSGAARYASALGVETFLKHSSIIQYTPAALRKQGGAVMTLAETEGLISHRDSVRLRLEP is encoded by the coding sequence ATGTTGCGGATCATCACCCAGTTAACAGACCTACGCGCTGAACTACGCCGCATTTGCGATCGCACCGATAGCGGGGAGATGAGCGAACAACAGGCTACCGTTGAGGCAATTTTGCGCCGTGTGGCCAAGGAAGGCGATCGCGCCCTGATTGAGTACACTGCCCAGTTTGATCACATTGACCTCACCCCCGAAACATTACGAGTGAAAGGAGATGAACTGGATGCTGCTTACCAACAGGTGTCCAAAGAACTCCTCGATGCCATTCGCCTCGCCAAGCAGCAAATTGAAGCCTTCCACCGCCAGCGCGTGCCCAAAAGTTGGGTGCAATTTGGTGAAGATGGCATTGTCCTCGGCAAACGCTACACTGCTGTTGATGCTGCCGGACTGTATGTGCCGGGGGGACGGGCTGCCTATCCGAGTACGGTGTTAATGAATGCAATTCCCGCTCAGGTGGCCGGTGTGCAGCGGATTGTCATGGTCACCCCTCCCGGTCAGGGCAAAGGCATTAACCCTGCGGTTCTCGTTGCCGCCCAAGAAGCGGGAATTCAAGAGATTTATCGCGTTGGTGGCGCCCAAGCCATTGCCGCCCTTGCCTATGGCACAGAAACGATTCCTCGGGTGGATGTCATTACTGGGCCGGGAAACCTGTATGTGATGCTGGCCAAAAAACAGGTCTATGGCCGCGTTGGTATTGACTCCCTAGCAGGGCCTTCAGAGGTCTTAATCATTGCCGATGAGGCGGCCAATCCTGTTCACATTGCCGCTGATTTGCTAGCTCAAGCAGAACACGACCCCTTGGCAGCGGCCATTTTACTGACTCCGAGTTTGCCCCTTGCAAAGGCGGTGGTTACAGCGGTGAACGAACAATTGGCTGACCATCCGCGCCGGGTTCTCACCGAGAAGGCGATCGCCCACTACGGGTTGATTGGCATTGTCGAGAGCCTAGAACAAGCGGTAGAACTCTCCAATCACTTTGCCCCTGAACATCTGGAATTGGAAGTCGAAGACCCTTGGAGCCTTGTCGAGCAGGTGCGCCATGCCGGTGCGATTTTCCTCGGCTATTCCACCCCTGAAGCGGTTGGCGACTATCTCGCGGGTCCCAATCACACCCTGCCCACCTCTGGTGCCGCCCGTTATGCTTCTGCCTTGGGTGTAGAAACGTTCCTCAAACACTCCAGCATTATTCAATACACCCCTGCTGCCTTACGCAAACAGGGGGGAGCGGTCATGACCCTCGCTGAAACAGAAGGCCTGATTTCCCACCGCGACTCTGTGCGTCTGCGCCTTGAACCTTAG
- a CDS encoding DUF29 domain-containing protein, whose amino-acid sequence MTSPIKTKPASLYTADYYLWLKETVAQLKAGDFDNLDVENLIEEIESLGRSEKQAIASYLMRLCEHLLKTKYWDTEREYCLRGWQREVMNFRLHIQEILEASPSLTSFVQEIFIKQYCNGRKLFLSASGVNPHLIPEAPEFSLEQALDQNWLPWQSDANCEGSVS is encoded by the coding sequence ATGACCTCTCCCATTAAAACTAAGCCTGCATCCCTCTACACCGCAGACTATTACCTTTGGCTTAAGGAGACCGTTGCCCAACTCAAGGCAGGGGACTTCGACAACTTAGATGTGGAAAATTTAATTGAGGAGATTGAGAGCTTGGGTCGAAGCGAAAAACAGGCGATCGCGAGCTATTTAATGCGACTCTGTGAGCACCTCCTCAAAACTAAATACTGGGACACGGAACGGGAATACTGCCTGCGGGGTTGGCAACGAGAAGTGATGAATTTTAGACTGCACATTCAGGAAATACTCGAAGCCAGCCCTAGCTTGACATCCTTTGTACAGGAGATTTTCATCAAACAATATTGCAATGGGAGAAAACTCTTTCTCAGCGCTAGTGGGGTAAATCCTCATTTGATTCCTGAAGCCCCCGAATTTAGCCTTGAACAAGCTCTCGATCAGAACTGGCTGCCTTGGCAATCTGATGCGAACTGCGAAGGCTCAGTCTCGTGA
- a CDS encoding S41 family peptidase → MRLMGLRHWMRVGSSVVAAVLAAALPGYGRMQDSPKMLVDEVWQIVQQEYVDESFNQVDWLAVRRQLLAQRYTSRQQAYAAIRGMLQQLNDPYTRFMTPEEFTALRTQTSGEVSGIGIRLTVDEKTQQLTILEPLENSPATKAGIRAGDRLLAIDGHSTRRMSIEEASRRIRGRVGTPIELQLFRPNRGTFRLTLTRALIELPAVRSLVKEEGGARIGYIYLSEFTAHAADQLRAAIRKLEAEKVEGFVLDLRGNPGGLLQAGIDIARMWLNQGLIVRTVDRSGHSEQARANQSALTNLPLVVLVDHRSASSSEILTGALQDNGRAIVVGTPTYGKALVQSIHQLSDGSGLSVTVAHYYTPNGTDINRTGITPNVMVTLPQEVSTNPRLWTTAADRLYQAGVAQLRQAIYRSQAPKPMNTAQTGEQEQFRQPLGVPCPVQ, encoded by the coding sequence ATGCGTTTGATGGGTCTTCGGCACTGGATGCGGGTGGGTTCCTCGGTGGTGGCAGCGGTGCTGGCGGCGGCGTTACCAGGCTATGGACGAATGCAGGATAGCCCCAAGATGTTGGTGGATGAGGTGTGGCAAATTGTGCAGCAGGAATATGTGGATGAGTCGTTTAATCAGGTGGATTGGCTGGCGGTACGGCGGCAACTTTTGGCGCAGCGCTACACGTCGCGGCAGCAGGCCTATGCAGCTATTCGGGGAATGTTGCAGCAGTTGAATGACCCCTATACGCGCTTCATGACTCCAGAGGAGTTTACGGCTTTGCGCACGCAAACGTCGGGGGAAGTTTCGGGGATTGGTATTCGCTTGACGGTGGATGAAAAGACACAACAGTTGACGATTTTGGAGCCGCTGGAAAATTCACCTGCAACTAAGGCGGGAATTCGGGCGGGCGATCGCCTGCTGGCCATTGATGGTCACTCTACTCGGCGGATGTCGATTGAGGAGGCATCGCGGCGGATTCGGGGGCGGGTGGGGACTCCCATTGAACTTCAGTTGTTTCGCCCTAATCGCGGTACCTTTCGCCTGACGCTGACACGGGCATTGATTGAACTCCCTGCGGTGCGATCGCTGGTGAAGGAGGAAGGCGGTGCCCGCATTGGCTATATCTATCTGAGTGAATTTACTGCCCATGCAGCGGATCAGTTGCGCGCGGCGATTCGCAAGCTAGAGGCGGAGAAGGTGGAGGGGTTTGTTTTGGATTTGCGAGGGAATCCAGGAGGACTATTGCAGGCAGGAATTGATATTGCCCGCATGTGGTTGAATCAAGGTTTGATTGTGCGTACGGTCGATCGCAGTGGCCACAGTGAGCAGGCACGGGCGAATCAATCGGCATTGACGAATTTGCCCCTCGTGGTTTTGGTGGATCACCGCTCTGCTAGCAGTAGTGAAATTCTCACAGGGGCATTGCAGGATAACGGTCGTGCGATTGTGGTGGGCACGCCAACCTACGGTAAGGCCTTGGTACAATCCATTCATCAATTGAGTGATGGTTCAGGATTGTCGGTGACGGTTGCTCATTACTACACGCCCAATGGCACGGATATTAACCGCACAGGGATTACGCCGAATGTAATGGTGACGCTGCCGCAGGAGGTGAGTACCAATCCCCGTTTGTGGACGACAGCAGCCGATCGCCTGTACCAAGCAGGAGTGGCTCAATTGCGCCAAGCCATTTATCGCAGTCAAGCGCCTAAGCCCATGAATACGGCTCAAACAGGGGAGCAGGAGCAGTTTCGCCAACCCCTTGGTGTCCCTTGTCCGGTGCAGTGA
- a CDS encoding DUF29 domain-containing protein translates to MTPCLKTQLLYETDYYLWLKETVAQLKAGDFDNLDVENLIEEIESLGRSEKRALFSYLLRLCEHLLKLKYWETERQYCYRGWLLEISHFRLEIALILQDSPSLQPFAKASFLDSYQKARKNMLKVIGLSPDVIPEVPDFTMEEALDEEWLPWQSDLNS, encoded by the coding sequence ATGACCCCTTGTCTTAAGACCCAACTCCTCTATGAGACCGACTATTACCTTTGGCTTAAGGAGACCGTTGCCCAACTCAAGGCAGGGGACTTCGACAACTTAGATGTGGAAAATTTAATTGAGGAGATTGAGAGCTTGGGTCGAAGCGAAAAACGCGCCCTATTCAGCTATCTACTGCGTCTTTGTGAGCATCTTCTCAAGCTCAAATACTGGGAAACTGAGCGACAATACTGCTATAGGGGTTGGCTGTTGGAGATTAGTCATTTCCGTTTAGAAATTGCACTAATTTTGCAGGATAGCCCCAGTCTTCAGCCATTTGCAAAGGCATCTTTCCTAGATTCCTATCAAAAGGCAAGGAAAAATATGCTGAAGGTGATTGGGTTATCCCCTGACGTGATTCCGGAAGTCCCCGACTTCACAATGGAGGAAGCTCTAGACGAGGAGTGGCTGCCTTGGCAATCTGACCTCAATTCATAG
- the ruvB gene encoding Holliday junction branch migration DNA helicase RuvB: MAIISSQNSPPERSRPPSLLSNQPTPEEQHSPAEESLRPRSLQDYIGQQELKDVLHIAIEAAKARQEPLDHLLLYGPPGLGKTTIALILAAEMGVNCKVTSAPALERPRDIVGLLVNLQAGDILFIDEIHRLSRMTEELLYPAMEDFYLDLTVGKQQTARTRRLKLNRFTLVGATTRAGALTSPLRDRFGLVERLRFYHPEELQQIVQRGAALLQTPITPEAALEIGRRSRGTPRIALRLLKRVRDYAAVKHDGTISLEVATAALELFNVDPAGLDWSDRRLLSLMIESYQGGPVGIETLAAATGEDVQTIEEVYEPYLLQMGYLQRTPRGRVATPRAWQHLGYTPPENQLPLLSRPHDPLS; this comes from the coding sequence ATGGCGATTATTTCATCGCAAAATTCACCGCCGGAGCGATCGCGCCCCCCTTCACTGCTTTCCAATCAACCCACCCCAGAGGAACAGCACTCGCCGGCTGAAGAGTCCCTACGTCCCCGCTCTTTGCAGGACTACATTGGCCAGCAGGAACTAAAAGATGTGCTGCACATTGCGATCGAGGCAGCCAAGGCACGCCAAGAACCCCTTGATCACCTGCTGCTCTATGGCCCGCCGGGCTTAGGGAAAACCACCATTGCCTTGATCTTAGCGGCAGAAATGGGGGTCAACTGCAAAGTGACCAGTGCCCCAGCTTTGGAACGCCCCCGCGACATTGTGGGTCTCTTGGTGAACCTGCAAGCGGGGGATATTCTCTTTATTGATGAGATTCACCGCCTCTCCCGCATGACCGAGGAACTCCTCTATCCCGCCATGGAGGATTTTTACCTTGATCTCACCGTGGGCAAACAGCAAACGGCACGCACGCGACGACTGAAACTCAATCGCTTTACCCTTGTGGGAGCAACCACCCGTGCCGGTGCGTTGACCTCGCCCTTGCGCGATCGCTTTGGTTTAGTGGAGCGCTTGCGCTTTTATCATCCCGAAGAACTCCAGCAGATCGTTCAGCGGGGGGCAGCCCTCTTACAAACTCCCATTACTCCTGAAGCCGCTCTAGAAATTGGCCGCCGCAGTCGGGGTACCCCCCGCATTGCCCTGCGGCTCCTGAAGCGGGTACGGGATTATGCCGCTGTGAAACACGATGGCACGATTAGCCTAGAGGTGGCTACCGCTGCCCTTGAACTGTTCAATGTGGATCCAGCAGGCTTGGATTGGAGCGATCGCCGGCTCCTCAGTCTGATGATTGAGTCCTATCAAGGCGGGCCTGTGGGCATTGAAACCCTTGCTGCAGCCACTGGTGAGGATGTGCAAACCATTGAAGAGGTCTATGAACCCTACCTGCTCCAGATGGGCTATCTGCAACGAACCCCCCGAGGCCGCGTTGCCACTCCCCGCGCTTGGCAACACCTAGGCTATACTCCACCAGAGAACCAGTTGCCGTTGTTATCTCGTCCCCATGACCCCTTGTCTTAA
- a CDS encoding ArsA-related P-loop ATPase encodes MTRIVTLLGATPEQQTALGLAIAQWFAGRQQRTLLAVPSPATSLQFFIGSPDQAIGWQPKLLSEGLAIAELLATESLNTAWQELSRLVEPYLPQELVGKVYAGELVILPGMDTLLTLNALRVHYSSGEYDVIVYVGGNSQDTLRLIGLPQGLAWYYRRFQRLLDQLDLNAIANAIGGPIASAIMAANIDTQKVRERFGEAKEWIDRGVQIAADSQRLSVFLLTDGTVISTAQTQWLWGSAQQVNVPISEVFCMGEPTPEVSRTFAPLRISALPKDWNNWQNLVSYLPDLNQLGAAPAPHEFDETQQQVRIFLPGFRKEQVKLSEFSGELTVEAGDQRRHIELPPSLKGKPVRGGKFEAPYLIVSF; translated from the coding sequence ATGACACGCATTGTTACTCTCTTAGGAGCAACCCCAGAACAACAAACAGCACTGGGTCTGGCTATTGCCCAGTGGTTTGCCGGGCGACAGCAGCGAACCTTGTTAGCAGTGCCGAGTCCAGCCACTTCCCTGCAATTTTTCATTGGCAGTCCAGATCAGGCGATTGGTTGGCAACCCAAGTTGCTGTCGGAGGGATTAGCGATCGCTGAGCTGCTGGCTACTGAAAGTCTCAACACCGCATGGCAAGAACTCAGCCGTTTGGTGGAACCCTATTTGCCCCAAGAGTTGGTGGGTAAGGTTTATGCAGGCGAATTGGTGATCTTGCCGGGGATGGATACTTTGCTGACCCTAAATGCGCTGCGCGTGCACTACAGCAGCGGTGAGTACGATGTGATTGTCTACGTGGGTGGGAATAGTCAAGATACACTGCGGCTGATTGGGTTGCCCCAAGGATTGGCATGGTACTATCGCCGCTTTCAACGTTTGCTGGATCAACTGGATCTCAACGCGATCGCCAATGCGATTGGGGGGCCGATCGCCAGCGCAATTATGGCGGCCAATATTGACACCCAAAAAGTGCGGGAGCGTTTCGGTGAGGCGAAGGAGTGGATCGATCGCGGTGTACAGATTGCCGCAGATTCACAACGGTTATCGGTGTTTCTGCTAACCGATGGCACAGTGATCTCAACGGCTCAAACCCAATGGCTATGGGGCAGTGCTCAACAGGTGAATGTCCCCATTTCTGAGGTCTTTTGTATGGGGGAACCCACGCCAGAGGTCAGCCGCACGTTTGCACCGCTACGCATTTCCGCTCTTCCTAAAGACTGGAACAACTGGCAAAATCTTGTTTCCTATCTTCCAGATTTGAACCAGCTAGGAGCGGCACCGGCTCCCCATGAGTTTGATGAGACGCAACAGCAGGTGCGCATTTTCCTGCCAGGATTTCGCAAAGAACAGGTGAAACTCAGCGAGTTTAGTGGGGAACTGACGGTGGAGGCTGGCGATCAGCGACGCCACATTGAACTGCCCCCTAGCTTGAAGGGCAAACCGGTTCGCGGGGGTAAATTTGAAGCCCCCTACTTGATTGTCAGTTTCTAA
- a CDS encoding Stp1/IreP family PP2C-type Ser/Thr phosphatase, with protein MDVAGLTDCGLIRKSNQDAFYIDEKHQRFFIVADGMGGHAGGEEASRLAVEHIQAFLETHLEDLQHDPVTLLRQAFLAANHAIVEQQRQNTARADMGTTAVVVLVDEKGDRAWCAHVGDSRIYRWRKDQLQQITSDHTWIAQAVQLGSLTIEQARQHPWRHVLSQCLGREDLTQIDIQPIDLEPGDRLLLCSDGLTEELTDEVISIYLSEPNVEKAAAALVNAAKTHGGRDNVTVVVIGV; from the coding sequence ATGGACGTTGCCGGCTTAACTGATTGTGGTCTGATTCGCAAAAGCAATCAGGATGCTTTTTATATTGACGAAAAGCATCAGCGTTTTTTTATTGTGGCCGATGGCATGGGTGGGCACGCTGGGGGCGAGGAAGCCAGTCGTTTAGCTGTCGAACATATTCAGGCATTCTTGGAAACCCACCTTGAGGACCTTCAGCATGACCCTGTGACCCTACTCCGCCAAGCCTTTCTCGCTGCCAATCATGCCATTGTTGAGCAGCAACGCCAAAATACTGCCCGTGCTGATATGGGGACAACGGCTGTGGTGGTTCTCGTTGATGAAAAGGGCGATCGCGCTTGGTGTGCCCATGTGGGCGACTCCCGCATCTACCGCTGGCGCAAAGACCAACTCCAGCAAATTACCAGCGATCACACTTGGATTGCCCAAGCCGTACAACTGGGAAGCTTGACCATTGAGCAGGCGCGGCAGCATCCATGGCGCCATGTCCTCTCCCAGTGCCTAGGCCGTGAAGACCTCACCCAAATTGATATTCAACCCATTGATCTAGAGCCGGGCGATCGCCTGCTGCTGTGCAGTGACGGCTTAACTGAAGAACTCACCGACGAGGTGATCAGTATCTACCTCAGTGAACCCAATGTCGAAAAAGCGGCGGCTGCCCTCGTGAATGCTGCCAAAACCCACGGCGGCCGCGACAATGTCACCGTCGTTGTCATTGGTGTTTAA
- a CDS encoding IctB family putative bicarbonate transporter, with amino-acid sequence MDVLLRRLDMEGWRSHSGVGRLLGLLQGWQEKSWLGRWLPHCAALLVGLVLVLAPLMPSGMIGMLLAAGGGFWLLWTLAGEREGRWSGVHLLVLLYWGIALLATVLSPVPRAAMVGLSKLTLYLLFFALAERVMRNERWRSRLLTVYLLTALLVSVEGIRQWIFGAEPLATWTDPESALANVTRVYSFLGNPNLLAGYLLPSVPLSAAAIAVWRGWLPKLLAVVMLGMNTASLILTFSRGGWLGLVAATIAGVGLLGIWFWPRLPLQWRRWGVPTVGGLAIALCIGAIVSVAPLRERAASIFVARGDSSNNFRINVWTAVQQMIWARPWLGIGPGNVAFNQIYPLYQVNVRFTALSAYSIFLEILVEVGVMGFSVFLWLLAVLADRAWRCLQALRTTANPQGFWLMGAVASMVGMLTHGLVDTIWFRPEVATLWWLMVAIVASFAPLADRTENTAANGLDAEPST; translated from the coding sequence ATGGATGTGCTGCTGCGGCGGTTGGATATGGAGGGGTGGCGAAGCCACAGTGGGGTGGGGCGGCTTTTGGGTTTGCTCCAAGGATGGCAGGAGAAGAGTTGGCTGGGGCGATGGCTGCCACATTGTGCGGCGCTGCTGGTGGGCTTGGTGCTGGTACTGGCGCCGTTGATGCCGTCGGGAATGATTGGGATGCTGCTGGCAGCAGGGGGTGGGTTTTGGTTGCTGTGGACGCTGGCGGGGGAACGGGAAGGCCGCTGGTCGGGGGTACATTTGCTGGTGCTGCTGTATTGGGGGATTGCGCTGTTGGCAACGGTGTTGTCGCCGGTTCCTCGGGCGGCGATGGTGGGGTTGTCGAAGCTGACGTTGTACTTGCTGTTTTTTGCGCTGGCGGAGCGGGTGATGCGCAATGAGCGGTGGCGATCGCGCTTGCTGACGGTCTATCTGCTGACGGCGTTGCTGGTGAGTGTGGAGGGGATACGGCAGTGGATTTTTGGGGCGGAGCCGTTGGCGACGTGGACGGATCCAGAGTCGGCCTTAGCAAATGTGACACGGGTGTATAGCTTTTTGGGAAATCCCAATCTGTTGGCGGGTTATTTGTTGCCTAGTGTGCCGTTGAGTGCGGCGGCGATCGCGGTGTGGCGAGGCTGGCTGCCAAAGCTGTTGGCGGTGGTGATGCTGGGGATGAATACAGCAAGCCTGATATTGACGTTTAGCCGTGGTGGTTGGTTGGGGTTGGTTGCGGCGACGATCGCTGGGGTGGGGTTGCTGGGGATTTGGTTTTGGCCAAGGTTACCGCTGCAATGGCGGCGTTGGGGGGTGCCGACTGTGGGGGGGCTGGCGATCGCCCTCTGTATTGGTGCGATTGTGAGTGTGGCGCCGCTGCGGGAGCGAGCAGCGAGTATTTTTGTTGCCCGAGGGGACAGTAGCAATAATTTCCGCATTAATGTTTGGACGGCAGTGCAACAGATGATTTGGGCACGGCCTTGGCTCGGCATTGGACCGGGGAATGTGGCCTTTAACCAGATTTACCCGCTGTATCAGGTGAATGTGCGCTTTACGGCCTTGAGTGCCTATTCCATCTTTCTGGAAATCCTTGTGGAAGTGGGGGTGATGGGCTTTAGTGTCTTTCTCTGGTTGTTGGCGGTGCTCGCCGATCGCGCGTGGCGTTGTTTGCAGGCGTTACGAACAACAGCAAACCCTCAAGGGTTCTGGTTGATGGGAGCTGTGGCAAGCATGGTGGGAATGCTGACCCATGGGTTGGTAGATACGATTTGGTTTCGCCCGGAGGTGGCTACCCTTTGGTGGCTGATGGTGGCGATCGTTGCCAGCTTTGCACCGTTGGCAGACCGAACAGAAAATACAGCCGCTAACGGTCTGGATGCTGAGCCGTCAACCTAG
- a CDS encoding cob(I)yrinic acid a,c-diamide adenosyltransferase — protein sequence MTRAGIGIQTAQIRPGRVSGQLHVYDGAGKGKSQAALGVVLRSIGLGIASAWPTRVLLLRFLKGPGRAYAEDAAIEALQRGFPHLIDQVRTGRAEYFTAEQITKFDRQEAQRGWDIAKGAIASGLYSVIVLDELNPVLDLGLLPVDEVVNTLRRKPEHLEIIATGRGAPAQLLQIADLHSEMRPLVHPTAQEQGIEGIEIYTGDGKGKSTSALGKALQAIGKGISRDQSHRVLILQWLKGGQGYTEDAAIAALKESYPHLVDHHRCGRDAIVWRGQQQEIDYIEAERGWEIARAAIASGLYKTIILDELNPTVDLELLPIEPIVQTLLRKPRTTEIIITGRCKYPPAYFELASVHSEMICHKHYAEKGVDLKRGVDF from the coding sequence ATGACCCGTGCAGGTATTGGCATTCAAACCGCTCAGATTCGCCCCGGACGGGTGAGCGGTCAACTCCACGTCTATGACGGTGCTGGTAAGGGCAAATCCCAAGCTGCCCTCGGGGTTGTTCTGCGCTCCATTGGTCTGGGTATTGCCTCTGCTTGGCCCACTCGGGTACTCCTGTTGCGCTTTCTCAAAGGACCTGGCCGTGCCTATGCCGAAGATGCCGCCATTGAAGCGCTGCAGCGCGGGTTTCCCCACCTCATTGACCAAGTGCGCACTGGCCGCGCTGAATACTTTACTGCCGAGCAAATTACCAAGTTCGATCGCCAAGAGGCACAGCGGGGCTGGGATATTGCCAAGGGGGCGATCGCCTCTGGTCTCTATTCCGTCATTGTTTTAGATGAACTCAACCCCGTCCTAGATTTAGGCCTTTTGCCCGTTGATGAAGTTGTCAACACCCTCCGCCGCAAGCCCGAACACCTAGAAATTATTGCTACTGGCCGGGGTGCTCCTGCCCAACTCCTGCAAATTGCTGACCTCCACTCCGAGATGCGTCCCCTTGTGCATCCTACGGCTCAAGAACAGGGCATTGAAGGCATTGAAATCTATACGGGTGACGGCAAAGGCAAGTCCACCAGTGCCCTCGGTAAAGCCCTTCAGGCAATCGGCAAAGGAATTAGCCGCGATCAATCCCACCGTGTCCTGATTCTGCAGTGGCTCAAGGGGGGGCAGGGCTATACCGAAGATGCGGCGATCGCTGCCCTCAAGGAAAGCTATCCCCATTTAGTCGATCACCACCGCTGTGGTCGGGATGCCATTGTTTGGCGCGGTCAGCAGCAGGAAATTGACTACATTGAAGCCGAACGCGGCTGGGAAATTGCTCGAGCTGCCATTGCCTCTGGTCTTTACAAAACGATTATTCTCGATGAACTCAACCCCACCGTTGACCTCGAGCTTCTCCCCATCGAACCGATTGTGCAAACGCTCCTGCGCAAGCCCCGCACCACTGAAATCATTATTACCGGTCGCTGCAAATATCCCCCCGCCTACTTTGAACTCGCCAGCGTCCACTCGGAGATGATCTGCCACAAGCACTATGCTGAAAAAGGCGTTGATCTCAAGCGCGGCGTTGATTTTTAA
- a CDS encoding helix-turn-helix transcriptional regulator, whose product MVVSEIDQEYPAEIQLAFHALGEPLRLKVIEILHREELCVCDLCDRLHLTPSKLSFHLQALRRANLVLSRQEGRWVYYRLNRPQFEVLMAYLQQFTVGETVLARICS is encoded by the coding sequence ATGGTTGTTTCAGAGATTGATCAGGAATACCCCGCTGAGATTCAATTGGCCTTCCATGCCCTTGGGGAGCCGTTGCGGTTGAAGGTGATTGAGATTCTGCATCGGGAGGAGCTGTGTGTCTGTGATCTGTGCGATCGCCTGCACCTGACCCCCTCAAAACTCTCGTTTCATCTGCAGGCACTGCGGCGAGCCAATCTCGTGCTGTCGCGTCAAGAAGGGCGGTGGGTCTATTACCGCCTCAATCGTCCCCAATTTGAAGTCCTAATGGCCTATTTGCAGCAGTTTACGGTGGGGGAAACGGTGCTGGCTCGCATCTGTTCTTAA